One Leucobacter muris DNA segment encodes these proteins:
- a CDS encoding ABC transporter permease: protein MNTASQPPSGWTIALLGLVRYRVIVILVATLAIAATFVPGFFDARTLSLGLDRAATMGLIAIGLTVVLIAGQLDLSGGAILALSSIAAVGLQGELGQVPAALVGVGVGLVAGAFNALLVVVLRINSLVATLASMLLFRAVCHLITDSRPVSGIDPFFGIPLTQPLVWTLSARVTIFLVLILLLHVWLTRSVVGRNLFAVGSNATSASASGIRSRWYLFGAFVFSGLMAGVAGVTFGVAANTGSPVFGDTIVLTAIAAVVIGGTRLEGGIGSALGTLGGLLTLASLTTAMEYQSVPAYVQDIVTGVILLLLILLDRLTHSKRGVNVSLTALVHRLSRKSAGTQPKEIERTIA, encoded by the coding sequence GTGAACACCGCATCCCAGCCCCCGAGCGGCTGGACGATCGCGCTCCTCGGGCTCGTGCGCTACCGGGTGATCGTGATCCTCGTGGCGACGCTCGCGATCGCGGCGACCTTCGTGCCCGGCTTCTTCGACGCGCGCACGCTCAGCCTCGGGCTCGACCGGGCCGCGACGATGGGGCTCATCGCGATCGGACTGACGGTCGTGCTCATCGCGGGGCAGCTCGACCTCTCGGGCGGGGCGATCCTCGCGCTCTCGAGCATCGCCGCCGTGGGGCTGCAGGGCGAGCTCGGACAGGTGCCCGCGGCGCTCGTGGGGGTGGGGGTGGGGCTGGTCGCCGGAGCCTTCAACGCGCTGCTCGTGGTGGTGCTGAGGATCAACTCGCTGGTCGCCACACTCGCGTCGATGCTGCTCTTCCGAGCGGTCTGCCACCTCATCACGGATTCCCGGCCCGTGAGCGGAATCGATCCCTTCTTCGGGATCCCGCTCACCCAGCCCCTCGTCTGGACGCTCTCGGCCCGCGTCACGATCTTCCTCGTGCTGATCCTGCTCCTCCACGTGTGGCTCACCCGCTCGGTCGTGGGACGCAACCTCTTCGCGGTGGGCAGCAACGCGACGAGCGCGTCGGCGAGCGGAATCCGCTCGCGCTGGTACCTCTTCGGCGCGTTCGTGTTCAGCGGGCTCATGGCCGGTGTGGCCGGGGTCACCTTCGGGGTGGCGGCGAACACGGGTTCCCCGGTCTTCGGCGACACGATCGTGCTGACCGCGATCGCGGCCGTCGTGATCGGAGGCACCCGCCTCGAGGGCGGCATCGGCTCCGCGCTCGGCACGCTCGGCGGCCTGCTCACCCTCGCCTCGCTCACCACCGCGATGGAGTACCAGAGCGTTCCCGCGTACGTGCAGGACATCGTCACGGGCGTGATCCTGCTGCTCCTCATCCTGCTCGACCGCCTCACGCACTCGAAGCGCGGGGTCAACGTGTCCCTGACCGCACTCGTGCACCGGCTCTCACGGAAGAGCGCCGGCACCCAACCGAAAGAAATCGAAAGGACGATCGCATGA
- a CDS encoding sugar ABC transporter substrate-binding protein: MIKKVLFSGTALAAALLLASCSGGGGDSASDASEAGGAGKEICYITAAESHAYATPANKAFQEAADEAGAKVTMLSQDFDVQTGTEQLTTCIGRSPDGIVLWPLDPQAYIPGLIQAQSAGIPVVLINTPMDDEALDLVVSFTGPDVYEEGKLSADAMIEALGGTGKVVIIAGQAGNGTTIGRTDGFTDQLEAEGADIEVLQTVNADFDQQKALVASRDLITRFGDDINGVYANDDTMARGFIDAWAEAGKDAAAIPPIIGINGQKDAFESIKAGQFYATIVQSPVEDGKLALETILQAADGETVEKRLPIPLTVVTAENVDSEEPAF; encoded by the coding sequence ATGATCAAGAAGGTACTGTTCAGCGGTACGGCGCTCGCAGCGGCGCTGCTGCTCGCATCCTGCTCCGGCGGCGGGGGCGACTCCGCCTCCGACGCATCCGAGGCCGGCGGCGCCGGCAAGGAGATCTGCTACATCACGGCGGCCGAGTCGCACGCCTACGCCACGCCCGCCAACAAGGCCTTCCAGGAGGCGGCCGACGAGGCGGGCGCCAAGGTGACGATGCTCAGCCAGGACTTCGACGTGCAGACCGGCACGGAGCAGCTCACCACCTGCATCGGCCGCAGCCCCGACGGCATCGTGCTCTGGCCGCTCGATCCGCAGGCCTACATCCCCGGTCTGATCCAGGCGCAGTCGGCGGGGATCCCCGTCGTGCTCATCAACACGCCGATGGATGACGAGGCGCTGGATCTCGTCGTGAGCTTCACCGGACCCGACGTCTACGAGGAGGGCAAGCTCTCCGCCGATGCGATGATCGAGGCGCTCGGCGGCACGGGCAAGGTCGTCATCATCGCGGGTCAGGCCGGCAACGGCACGACGATCGGCCGCACCGACGGGTTCACCGATCAGCTCGAGGCCGAGGGCGCCGACATCGAGGTGCTGCAGACGGTCAACGCCGACTTCGACCAGCAGAAGGCGCTCGTCGCCAGTCGCGACCTGATCACGCGGTTCGGCGATGACATCAACGGCGTCTACGCCAACGACGACACGATGGCCCGGGGCTTCATCGACGCCTGGGCCGAGGCGGGCAAGGACGCGGCCGCGATCCCGCCGATCATCGGCATCAATGGTCAGAAGGACGCGTTCGAGTCGATCAAGGCTGGTCAGTTCTACGCGACCATCGTGCAGTCGCCCGTCGAGGACGGCAAGCTCGCGCTCGAGACGATCCTGCAGGCGGCCGACGGCGAGACGGTCGAGAAGCGGCTCCCGATCCCCCTCACGGTGGTGACGGCCGAGAACGTCGACTCCGAGGAGCCCGCGTTCTAA